The following proteins are co-located in the Komagataeibacter sp. FNDCF1 genome:
- a CDS encoding ComEC/Rec2 family competence protein encodes MEDFPSRQHIARLAAALSRIGKPVAAWLWGQHARFAVWLPVLLAAGIVAYFALPWEPGGMDAAAMGMVVAACVVARLLWGNVLSVRMGCGVVGGCAAGLLLAWGQAHRMPPFPDLPRRAVHLSGRVAGVDGQTLRDGTQVQRMALADVRFLDGINIGMTPLRRQIRLRLRPDDPAIPVAGDALSARVLLAPPAFPAIPGGYDAQRRAWFDGLAGQGRALDGVTCVHDRRLPGMQAWLDGLRQKLEQRIRAALPGPSGTIAATVLAGSDGAVDAGVRESFADAGLAHLLAVAGLHLAIVMGLVMAVLRMGLALSERAALFWPCRQIAALGALLTGAGYVLLTGAHLPARRSLIMAGLAVVALLAGRRPFSMRALAVAAAILMALAPEQVTELPLQMSMAAVMALIAGFDALRPVLSAWAHDVAWWRRMAGRAGRPLLASVLAGGACIPVGMAHFGTVQPWFVLANLLAVPLMSVWIMPWGLASLLLMPLGAEKLALVPMGWGIDVVAWLARLVAGLPVARIGVPAMGGAGLVLFFAGLCWLCLWAGRVRLLGVVPVVLALSSPWMGRMPVVLVSPDARMVGVVTGGRVLTGPGGHPDPFILREWQRVTGLPAGVLPEDGMLASVACQRGVCRVAGQGGDIVLLLGARLPDAALCLGAEVVVNLHGQAGCPGADRIGRFDVWREGAHALYPRAGGGVVVTRDRAARGARPWVMRPGGAGMPNLPMARAE; translated from the coding sequence ATGGAGGATTTTCCCTCGCGCCAGCATATCGCCCGCCTTGCCGCCGCATTGTCGCGCATCGGTAAACCGGTGGCCGCATGGCTGTGGGGGCAGCATGCCCGCTTTGCCGTATGGCTGCCGGTCCTGCTGGCGGCGGGCATCGTCGCGTATTTCGCCCTGCCGTGGGAGCCGGGTGGCATGGATGCCGCAGCCATGGGCATGGTGGTGGCGGCCTGCGTGGTGGCGCGGCTGCTGTGGGGGAACGTCCTGTCCGTGCGCATGGGGTGCGGCGTGGTGGGTGGCTGTGCCGCGGGGCTGCTGCTGGCATGGGGGCAGGCACACCGCATGCCGCCTTTCCCCGATCTGCCACGCCGGGCGGTTCACCTGTCCGGCCGCGTTGCGGGCGTGGACGGACAGACCCTGCGCGATGGGACACAGGTGCAGCGCATGGCACTGGCGGATGTGCGGTTTCTTGATGGCATCAATATCGGCATGACCCCGCTGCGCCGACAGATCAGGTTGCGCCTTCGTCCCGATGATCCGGCGATTCCGGTTGCGGGTGACGCGCTGTCGGCCCGTGTCCTGCTGGCACCGCCCGCCTTTCCCGCCATACCGGGCGGGTATGATGCCCAGCGCCGCGCATGGTTTGACGGATTGGCCGGGCAAGGTCGCGCGCTGGATGGCGTGACATGCGTGCATGACCGGCGTCTGCCGGGCATGCAGGCGTGGCTGGACGGCCTGCGCCAGAAGCTGGAGCAGCGGATTCGCGCAGCTCTTCCCGGCCCCTCCGGCACGATTGCCGCGACCGTGCTGGCGGGGTCGGACGGCGCGGTTGACGCGGGCGTTCGCGAATCCTTTGCCGATGCGGGGCTGGCCCATCTGCTGGCCGTGGCGGGGCTGCACCTTGCCATTGTCATGGGGCTGGTCATGGCGGTGCTCCGCATGGGGCTGGCGCTGTCCGAGCGTGCGGCGCTGTTCTGGCCATGCCGCCAGATTGCCGCACTGGGTGCGCTGCTGACGGGTGCAGGCTACGTGCTGCTGACGGGCGCGCACCTGCCGGCACGGCGCAGCCTGATCATGGCGGGGCTGGCGGTGGTGGCGCTGCTTGCGGGCAGGCGGCCATTTTCCATGCGCGCGCTGGCGGTAGCGGCCGCCATTCTGATGGCGCTTGCCCCGGAACAGGTGACCGAACTGCCACTGCAGATGTCGATGGCCGCTGTCATGGCGCTGATTGCCGGATTCGACGCCCTGCGGCCCGTCCTGTCCGCATGGGCGCATGACGTGGCCTGGTGGCGGCGCATGGCCGGGCGTGCGGGCCGCCCCCTGCTGGCCAGCGTGCTGGCGGGCGGCGCGTGCATACCCGTGGGCATGGCGCATTTCGGTACGGTGCAGCCGTGGTTCGTGCTGGCCAACCTGCTGGCGGTGCCACTCATGTCGGTCTGGATCATGCCGTGGGGACTGGCATCGCTGCTGCTCATGCCGCTGGGGGCGGAAAAACTGGCGCTGGTGCCCATGGGGTGGGGTATTGATGTGGTGGCATGGCTGGCGCGGCTGGTGGCGGGCCTGCCGGTCGCGCGCATCGGGGTGCCCGCCATGGGCGGTGCCGGGCTGGTGCTGTTCTTTGCCGGGCTGTGCTGGCTGTGCCTGTGGGCGGGGCGGGTCCGGCTGCTGGGTGTCGTGCCGGTTGTGCTGGCGCTGTCGTCACCCTGGATGGGGCGGATGCCGGTCGTGCTGGTGTCACCCGATGCGCGCATGGTGGGGGTGGTGACCGGCGGCCGGGTGCTGACCGGGCCGGGCGGGCATCCCGATCCCTTCATTTTGCGGGAATGGCAACGGGTGACCGGCCTGCCTGCGGGCGTGCTGCCGGAAGATGGCATGCTAGCCAGCGTGGCATGCCAGCGCGGGGTCTGCCGCGTGGCGGGGCAGGGGGGTGATATCGTGCTGCTGCTGGGGGCGCGATTGCCCGATGCGGCGCTGTGCCTGGGGGCGGAGGTTGTGGTGAACCTGCACGGGCAGGCAGGCTGCCCGGGTGCTGACAGGATCGGACGCTTCGATGTATGGCGCGAGGGAGCCCATGCCCTCTACCCCCGTGCGGGGGGCGGGGTGGTGGTGACGCGCGACCGTGCGGCGCGTGGCGCGCGGCCATGGGTCATGCGGCCCGGCGGGGCAGGCATGCCCAACCTGCCGATGGCGCGGGCGGAATAG
- the hisF gene encoding imidazole glycerol phosphate synthase subunit HisF, giving the protein MLKLRVIPCLDVKNGRVVKGVNFVSLRDAGDPVEQAAVYDAAGADELTFLDITASNENRDTILDVVSRTAERIFLPLTVGGGVRTTDDMRRLLLAGADKCAMNSAAVSRPELVSEAAQKFGSQCVVVAIDARSDGHGGWEVYTHGGRTPTGRNVIDWCREVAERGAGEILLTSMDRDGTGKGFDLDLLRAANAAVRIPIVASGGVGELEHFVEGARAGATGLLAASVFHFGQFTIPQVKQALAAAGLPVRQTD; this is encoded by the coding sequence ATGCTGAAGCTGCGCGTCATCCCCTGCCTGGACGTGAAGAATGGCCGGGTGGTCAAGGGTGTGAACTTCGTCTCGCTGCGCGATGCGGGCGACCCGGTGGAACAGGCCGCCGTGTACGATGCGGCGGGGGCGGATGAACTGACCTTCCTCGACATCACCGCCAGCAACGAAAACCGTGATACCATCCTTGATGTGGTCAGCCGCACGGCGGAACGCATCTTCCTGCCGCTTACGGTGGGTGGTGGCGTGCGCACCACCGATGACATGCGCCGCCTGCTGCTGGCGGGTGCCGATAAATGCGCCATGAACTCGGCCGCCGTCTCGCGGCCCGAACTGGTCAGTGAGGCCGCGCAGAAATTCGGCAGCCAGTGCGTGGTCGTGGCCATTGACGCCCGCAGCGACGGCCATGGCGGGTGGGAAGTCTATACCCATGGCGGGCGCACCCCCACCGGGCGCAACGTGATAGACTGGTGCCGGGAAGTGGCCGAGCGGGGTGCGGGCGAAATCCTGCTGACCAGCATGGACCGTGACGGCACGGGCAAGGGTTTTGACCTGGACCTGCTGCGCGCGGCAAATGCCGCGGTGCGCATTCCCATCGTGGCCTCGGGCGGGGTGGGCGAGCTTGAGCACTTTGTCGAAGGCGCGCGGGCGGGGGCGACCGGCCTGCTGGCCGCAAGCGTGTTCCACTTTGGCCAGTTCACCATTCCACAGGTCAAGCAGGCGCTGGCGGCAGCCGGCCTGCCGGTCCGGCAGACGGACTGA
- the hisH gene encoding imidazole glycerol phosphate synthase subunit HisH translates to MPAPSSTQSIVVIDYNGGNLASAARALTRAAHDGGIAATVTITADPQAVRDADRIVLPGQGAFADCAAGLAARPGLRDAIVEATDEGTPFLGICVGMQLMAERGREHGVTAGFGWIAGEITLMDAPGLRLPQMGWNQLAFTPGAHPLTDGLDADAHGYFVHSFALGGYDAADMVATTDYGGTVPAIVARGNRAGTQFHVEKSQKVGLRILSNFLRWTPAPLSAGRS, encoded by the coding sequence ATGCCCGCGCCTTCTTCTACGCAATCCATCGTGGTGATCGACTATAATGGCGGCAACCTTGCCTCCGCCGCCCGCGCCCTGACCCGGGCGGCGCACGATGGTGGCATTGCCGCCACCGTCACCATAACGGCTGACCCGCAGGCGGTGCGCGACGCCGACCGGATCGTGCTGCCCGGCCAGGGCGCCTTTGCCGACTGTGCTGCGGGACTTGCCGCCCGGCCCGGCCTGCGCGACGCCATTGTGGAGGCCACGGATGAAGGCACCCCCTTCCTGGGCATATGCGTTGGCATGCAGCTTATGGCCGAACGTGGGCGCGAGCATGGCGTGACCGCCGGCTTTGGCTGGATCGCGGGGGAAATCACACTGATGGACGCCCCCGGCCTGCGCCTGCCGCAGATGGGGTGGAACCAGCTTGCCTTCACCCCCGGCGCCCATCCGCTGACGGACGGGCTGGACGCAGATGCCCACGGCTACTTCGTCCACTCCTTTGCACTGGGGGGATATGACGCGGCCGACATGGTGGCCACGACCGATTACGGTGGCACGGTCCCCGCCATCGTGGCGCGCGGCAACCGCGCGGGCACGCAGTTCCATGTGGAAAAAAGCCAGAAGGTGGGCCTGCGCATCCTGTCCAACTTCCTGCGCTGGACACCAGCCCCCCTGTCGGCCGGCAGATCATGA
- a CDS encoding ABC transporter ATP-binding protein: MASFFSRPASGRHEFSAVLGFVWRRWRAQPAFLAWTLAGIAVATVADVTMPLLAGWLVDDVSRPATTAGVRGAMWDVAGLTGLGMAGIVARRTAYVAISHMTSRVMTGIVTEAFARVQRFSSEWHASNFAGSTVRRITRGMGAVDTLGDTVLLMLVPEGIVLCATTAVLAVHWPLMGVVLAVGSVALVCLSVVLTLRYVAPSARLANAWDTRMGATLSDAVTCNAVVKASGAEAREDARLAWVAGRWRRRMVRSWLRGTNSANLQNLAALFMRMALIAGVALLWMRGRAGPGDVAYVLTMMFVIQGYLRDIGQQISVVQRSVNEMEELVSLFSMRSAVTDQPGAGSLRVTRGHIRFSHVRFGYVRQHGRVLFDDLNLDIAPGSRVALVGPSGSGKTTLTRLLQRLYDVQAGCITIDGTDITTVTQASLRAQIAIVPQEPLLFHRSLAKNIAYGRPDATMAEIAHAARQANAADFINRLPRGYATMVGERGVKLSGGERQRIAIARAFLSHARIVIMDEATSSLDSRSEMLVQEAMERLMAGRTVLVIAHRLSTVMGLDRIIVFRHGQVCEDGTHAALMAREGGLYRGLFELQSL, encoded by the coding sequence ATGGCATCCTTTTTCTCCCGCCCGGCATCGGGGCGACATGAATTTTCCGCCGTTCTGGGGTTTGTATGGCGTCGCTGGCGGGCCCAGCCCGCCTTTCTGGCGTGGACGCTGGCGGGCATTGCCGTGGCCACGGTTGCGGATGTGACGATGCCGCTGCTGGCGGGCTGGCTGGTGGATGACGTTTCCCGTCCCGCCACCACGGCTGGCGTGCGTGGCGCAATGTGGGACGTGGCGGGGCTGACGGGACTGGGCATGGCTGGCATCGTGGCCCGGCGCACGGCCTATGTTGCCATCTCGCACATGACATCCCGCGTCATGACCGGCATCGTGACGGAGGCGTTTGCCCGCGTGCAGCGCTTTTCCAGCGAATGGCATGCCAGCAATTTCGCGGGCTCCACCGTACGGCGGATCACGCGGGGCATGGGGGCGGTCGATACATTGGGTGATACCGTGCTGCTGATGCTGGTGCCCGAGGGGATCGTGCTGTGCGCCACCACTGCGGTACTGGCCGTTCACTGGCCGTTGATGGGGGTGGTGCTGGCCGTGGGGTCCGTGGCGCTGGTCTGCCTGTCGGTCGTGCTGACCCTGCGTTACGTCGCCCCGTCCGCCCGGCTGGCCAATGCATGGGATACCCGCATGGGGGCCACCCTGTCCGATGCCGTGACATGCAATGCCGTGGTCAAGGCCAGCGGGGCCGAAGCGCGGGAGGACGCGCGGCTGGCATGGGTGGCGGGACGGTGGCGGCGGCGCATGGTGCGTTCATGGCTGCGCGGCACCAACAGCGCCAACCTGCAGAACCTTGCGGCCCTGTTCATGCGCATGGCGCTGATCGCGGGTGTGGCGCTGCTGTGGATGCGGGGCCGCGCGGGACCGGGGGATGTGGCCTATGTGCTGACGATGATGTTCGTGATCCAGGGCTACCTGCGCGATATCGGGCAGCAGATTTCGGTCGTGCAGCGTTCGGTCAACGAAATGGAGGAACTGGTCAGCCTGTTCAGCATGCGCTCCGCCGTGACGGACCAGCCCGGCGCGGGCAGCCTGCGGGTGACACGGGGGCATATCCGCTTCAGTCACGTGCGCTTCGGGTATGTGCGCCAGCACGGGCGCGTGCTATTCGATGACCTGAACCTTGATATCGCGCCGGGCAGCAGGGTGGCGCTTGTCGGCCCGTCAGGTTCGGGCAAGACCACGCTGACGCGGCTGCTGCAGCGGCTTTATGATGTGCAGGCAGGGTGCATCACCATCGATGGCACCGACATCACGACAGTCACGCAGGCCAGCCTGCGTGCGCAGATCGCCATCGTGCCGCAGGAGCCGCTGCTGTTCCATCGGTCCCTTGCGAAAAACATTGCCTATGGCCGCCCCGACGCCACGATGGCGGAAATTGCTCATGCCGCCCGGCAGGCCAATGCGGCGGACTTCATCAACCGCCTGCCGCGTGGCTACGCTACCATGGTGGGGGAACGTGGGGTCAAGCTTTCGGGCGGGGAGCGGCAGCGCATCGCCATTGCGCGCGCGTTCCTGAGCCATGCGCGCATCGTGATCATGGATGAGGCGACCTCCAGCCTCGATTCCCGTTCCGAAATGCTGGTGCAGGAAGCTATGGAGCGGCTGATGGCGGGGCGCACCGTGCTGGTCATCGCCCACCGGCTTTCCACCGTCATGGGGCTGGACCGGATCATCGTGTTCCGCCATGGCCAGGTGTGCGAGGATGGCACCCATGCCGCCCTGATGGCACGCGAAGGGGGACTGTATCGCGGGCTGTTCGAACTGCAGTCCCTGTAG
- the nth gene encoding endonuclease III produces the protein MKTPARPHKPARRAMTLAEVRAFVSLLATANPDARSELDFVDDYTLLVAVVLSAQATDASVNKATVALFRDAPTPQAMVELGEEKVGDHIRTIGLWRTKARNVVALSRQLIDRFDGRVPYDRTALESLPGVGRKTANVVMNVAFGDSTMAVDTHIFRIGNRTGLAPGATVRAVEDQLVRRIPADMLRPAHHWLILHGRYICKARKPECWRCPAFDPCQYRLKADIRAEAPAG, from the coding sequence ATGAAAACCCCCGCCCGCCCCCACAAACCCGCACGCCGCGCCATGACGCTGGCGGAAGTCCGTGCCTTCGTCAGCCTGCTGGCCACCGCCAACCCCGATGCGCGCAGCGAACTCGACTTTGTTGATGACTATACGCTGCTGGTCGCCGTGGTACTGTCCGCGCAGGCAACCGATGCCTCGGTCAACAAGGCGACCGTAGCACTGTTCCGTGATGCCCCCACCCCGCAGGCCATGGTCGAACTGGGGGAGGAAAAGGTGGGAGATCACATCCGCACCATCGGGCTGTGGCGGACCAAGGCACGCAATGTGGTCGCGCTCTCGCGCCAGCTGATCGACCGTTTTGACGGCAGGGTGCCCTATGACCGCACGGCGCTGGAATCCCTGCCCGGCGTGGGCCGCAAGACGGCAAACGTCGTGATGAATGTCGCCTTTGGTGACAGCACCATGGCGGTCGATACCCATATCTTCCGCATCGGCAACCGCACGGGTCTGGCGCCGGGGGCAACCGTGCGCGCGGTGGAGGACCAGCTTGTGCGCCGCATTCCCGCCGACATGCTGCGCCCCGCCCATCACTGGCTGATCCTGCACGGGCGCTACATCTGCAAGGCCCGCAAGCCCGAATGCTGGCGCTGCCCCGCCTTTGATCCCTGCCAGTACCGCCTGAAAGCCGACATCCGCGCCGAAGCGCCTGCAGGCTGA
- a CDS encoding aspartate carbamoyltransferase catalytic subunit, whose translation MSERGSHGSNVFLTRTARHLLGVQGMHPARITPILDLAEHYALLNRSRKTPRDLLRGRTLINLFFEDSTRTRTSFELAGKRLGADVVNMTVASSSVNKGETLLDTAATLNAMHTDLLVVRHSQSGAPALLAQKVQASVVNAGDGTHEHPTQALLDALTIRRHFGVFEGLTVAICGDVSHSRVARSNIHLLTAMGCQVRVVGPPTLVPGAIGALGVSIHHTMEDGLRGVDVVMMLRVQRERMKGTQVPSAREYFRFYGLDSRRLALAKPHALVMHPGPMNRGVEIDSRVADSDQSVIREQVEMGVAVRMAVLDILARGGEGA comes from the coding sequence ATGAGTGAGCGCGGCAGCCACGGCAGCAATGTCTTCCTGACCCGCACGGCACGGCACCTGCTGGGCGTGCAGGGCATGCATCCCGCCCGGATCACGCCCATCCTGGATCTGGCGGAGCACTACGCCCTGCTCAACCGCTCCCGCAAGACACCGCGCGACCTGCTGCGCGGGCGTACGCTGATCAACCTGTTCTTCGAGGACAGCACGCGCACGCGTACCTCGTTCGAACTGGCGGGCAAGCGGCTTGGCGCGGATGTGGTGAACATGACGGTCGCCAGTTCCTCGGTCAACAAGGGGGAGACGCTGCTGGATACGGCGGCAACACTCAACGCCATGCATACCGACCTGCTGGTGGTCCGTCATTCACAGTCCGGCGCCCCCGCCCTGCTGGCGCAGAAGGTGCAGGCCAGCGTGGTCAACGCCGGCGACGGCACGCACGAACACCCGACACAGGCGCTGCTGGACGCGCTGACCATCCGCCGGCACTTCGGCGTGTTCGAGGGGCTGACCGTGGCCATATGCGGTGACGTGAGCCACAGCCGTGTCGCCCGGTCCAACATCCACCTGCTGACCGCCATGGGCTGTCAGGTGCGTGTGGTGGGGCCGCCGACACTGGTGCCCGGCGCCATCGGGGCGCTGGGGGTCAGCATCCACCACACGATGGAAGACGGGCTGCGCGGGGTTGACGTGGTCATGATGCTGCGCGTGCAGCGTGAGCGCATGAAGGGCACGCAGGTGCCCAGCGCGCGTGAGTATTTCCGTTTCTACGGACTGGACAGCAGGCGCCTTGCGCTGGCGAAGCCGCATGCGCTGGTCATGCATCCCGGCCCGATGAACCGGGGCGTGGAAATTGACAGCCGGGTTGCCGATTCCGACCAGAGCGTGATTCGCGAACAGGTGGAAATGGGGGTTGCCGTGCGCATGGCGGTTCTGGACATCCTCGCACGCGGGGGAGAAGGCGCATGA
- a CDS encoding phosphoribosyl-ATP diphosphatase — protein MAKTEKSRKNAPAKSATPPKPEAVGPATPDVLDRLFAVVESRRGTDPAISHSARLLARGRRKIAQKFGEEAVECLIEAVAGNRDELVSESADVLYHLIVMWVDAGVKPAEVWAELLRREGTSGVAEKAARPRDPLA, from the coding sequence ATGGCCAAGACAGAAAAATCCCGCAAGAACGCCCCGGCCAAGTCCGCCACTCCCCCGAAGCCCGAGGCCGTGGGCCCCGCCACCCCCGATGTGCTGGACCGGCTGTTCGCGGTTGTGGAATCCCGTCGCGGCACCGATCCGGCCATCAGTCATTCCGCCCGGCTTCTGGCACGCGGGCGGCGCAAGATCGCGCAGAAATTCGGTGAGGAAGCCGTGGAATGCCTGATCGAGGCAGTCGCCGGCAACCGCGACGAACTGGTCAGCGAAAGTGCGGACGTACTCTACCACCTGATCGTAATGTGGGTGGATGCAGGTGTGAAACCGGCCGAGGTCTGGGCCGAACTGCTCCGGCGCGAAGGCACCAGCGGTGTTGCCGAAAAAGCTGCCCGCCCGCGCGACCCGCTGGCCTGA
- the gltX gene encoding glutamate--tRNA ligase, which yields MTVRTRFAPSPTGLLHIGNARAALFNFLYARHHGGQFLLRIEDTDRERSTQKAVDVLFDGLAWMGIESDEKPVFQSTRQARHTEVAHSLLEKGLAYRCYCTADELKEMRETAMAEGRPPRYNGMWRDRDPSEAPANTPYTIRIKAPREGETIIHDLVQGDVRVANAELDDMIILRADGTPVYQLAVVVDDHDMDITHVIRGDDHLTNTFRQAMIYRAMGWNLPHFAHLPLIHGPDGAKLSKRHGAQSVVEFRDMGYLPEALNNYLLRLGWGHGDAEILSREEQIRLFDLDGVGRSPSRMDYAKLLHINGVWLRQADDVRLTNDVMERLAKMDGVDTSDATRAKVLALMPGLKERAKTLVELADNAAFLGRSLPLAFDPKAEKQLTPENRVMLGRLAAALKATEPFAQEGIDATLRQFAETHEMKLGKVAQPLRAAVTGSTMSPGIDDTLAALGRDEVLARINAVAAHE from the coding sequence ATGACAGTCCGTACGCGTTTCGCACCCAGCCCCACCGGCCTGCTGCATATCGGCAACGCCCGTGCCGCCCTTTTCAATTTCCTCTATGCCCGCCACCATGGCGGTCAGTTCCTGCTCCGCATCGAGGATACAGACCGTGAACGTTCGACCCAGAAAGCGGTCGATGTACTGTTTGACGGCCTGGCCTGGATGGGCATCGAATCCGATGAGAAGCCGGTCTTCCAGTCCACCCGCCAGGCCCGCCATACCGAGGTGGCGCACAGCCTGCTGGAAAAGGGGCTGGCCTACCGCTGCTACTGCACGGCCGATGAACTGAAGGAAATGCGCGAGACCGCGATGGCCGAGGGCCGTCCCCCCCGCTACAACGGCATGTGGCGCGACCGCGACCCGTCCGAAGCCCCCGCCAACACCCCCTACACCATCCGCATCAAGGCCCCGCGTGAGGGCGAGACCATAATCCACGACCTGGTGCAGGGTGACGTGCGCGTGGCCAATGCCGAACTGGATGACATGATCATCCTGCGCGCGGACGGCACGCCGGTCTACCAGCTGGCCGTGGTGGTGGATGACCATGACATGGACATCACCCACGTGATCCGTGGCGATGACCACCTGACCAACACGTTCCGCCAGGCCATGATCTACCGCGCCATGGGCTGGAACCTGCCGCATTTCGCCCACCTGCCGCTGATCCACGGGCCGGATGGCGCCAAGCTGTCCAAGCGGCACGGGGCGCAGTCGGTGGTCGAATTCCGTGACATGGGCTACCTGCCCGAAGCGCTGAACAACTACCTGCTGCGCCTTGGCTGGGGCCATGGCGATGCCGAGATCCTGTCGCGTGAGGAACAGATCAGGCTGTTCGACCTTGATGGCGTAGGCCGCTCGCCCTCACGCATGGATTACGCCAAGCTGCTGCACATAAACGGCGTCTGGCTGCGGCAGGCCGATGACGTGCGCCTGACCAATGACGTGATGGAACGCCTTGCGAAAATGGACGGCGTGGATACATCGGATGCCACGCGCGCAAAAGTGCTGGCGCTTATGCCCGGCCTGAAGGAACGCGCCAAGACGCTGGTGGAACTGGCGGACAACGCCGCCTTCCTTGGCCGTTCGCTGCCGCTTGCATTCGACCCCAAGGCCGAAAAGCAGCTCACACCGGAAAACCGGGTGATGCTGGGCAGGCTGGCCGCAGCCCTGAAGGCGACCGAACCTTTTGCACAAGAAGGCATAGACGCCACCCTGCGCCAGTTTGCCGAAACGCATGAAATGAAGCTGGGCAAGGTGGCGCAGCCCCTGCGCGCCGCCGTGACCGGCAGCACCATGTCGCCCGGCATTGACGACACGCTGGCGGCCCTTGGCCGTGACGAGGTACTGGCCCGCATCAACGCGGTTGCCGCCCATGAGTGA
- a CDS encoding histidine triad nucleotide-binding protein — MAVSGIGPYDPQNIFARILRGEVPCKKVYEDTYALAFHDIAPRAPVHVLVIPKGAYVSFADFSAKASEAEITGFIRAVGTVARDLGLEAPGYRLVSNTGAEGGQEVPHFHVHLFGGRALGSMLPG; from the coding sequence ATGGCCGTAAGCGGCATTGGTCCATACGACCCGCAGAACATCTTTGCCCGCATCCTGCGCGGCGAAGTGCCGTGCAAGAAGGTATATGAGGACACATACGCCCTCGCCTTCCACGACATTGCCCCCAGGGCCCCGGTGCATGTGCTGGTGATCCCGAAGGGAGCCTATGTCTCCTTTGCCGATTTCAGCGCCAAGGCGAGTGAGGCGGAAATCACGGGCTTCATCCGTGCCGTGGGCACGGTTGCGCGTGACCTGGGGCTGGAGGCGCCGGGTTACCGGCTCGTCTCCAACACCGGGGCCGAGGGCGGGCAGGAAGTGCCACATTTCCATGTACACCTGTTTGGTGGGCGTGCGCTTGGATCCATGCTGCCGGGCTGA
- the hisA gene encoding 1-(5-phosphoribosyl)-5-[(5-phosphoribosylamino)methylideneamino]imidazole-4-carboxamide isomerase: MTRPGIPTAVLLAERLQAMHEDDLHALCDATNAAILDGGGFGWLAPPPRETLERYFRGVLLVPERQMFVARLDDMIVGSAQLVRPPRNNEAQAMSATLMHFYIAPYARGLGLGRLLLTEVENCARSMGYQIINLDVRETQAEAVRLFRSSGFHHWGTHPSYARTDGRTVRGLFFTKRLQADERIVPAHPQDAATPIPAAGHAPVTGHSLTLYPAIDLKDGHCVRLRRGEMDNATIYSDDPGAQARAWIHAGCSWLHVVDLNGAFAGRSANTEAIEAIIANASVPVQLGGGLRDLESIGKWLNAGISRVILGSIAVKNPELVREACRLFPGRIVAGIDARSGQVATEGWAETSEMKAVELGLRMQDAGVAAVIFTEISRDGMLTGIDIEQTSDMANALSIPVIASGGVGNLGHLEALRAATAQAPGIEGVIVGRALYDGRIDLGDALRVLG, translated from the coding sequence ATGACACGCCCCGGCATTCCTACGGCGGTTCTTCTGGCCGAACGCCTGCAGGCGATGCATGAGGACGACCTGCATGCCCTGTGTGACGCCACAAACGCCGCCATCCTGGACGGCGGCGGCTTCGGCTGGCTGGCCCCGCCCCCGCGTGAGACGCTGGAACGCTACTTCCGCGGCGTGCTGCTGGTGCCCGAACGCCAGATGTTCGTGGCGCGCCTCGATGACATGATCGTGGGTTCCGCCCAGCTTGTCCGCCCCCCGCGCAATAACGAAGCGCAGGCGATGAGTGCGACACTCATGCACTTCTACATCGCACCCTATGCGCGCGGGCTGGGGCTGGGCCGCCTGCTGCTGACCGAAGTGGAAAACTGCGCGCGCAGCATGGGCTACCAGATCATCAACCTCGATGTGCGTGAAACCCAGGCGGAAGCCGTGCGGCTGTTCCGCAGCAGCGGATTCCACCACTGGGGCACCCACCCCAGCTATGCCCGCACGGACGGCCGTACCGTGCGTGGCCTGTTCTTCACCAAGCGCCTGCAGGCGGACGAGCGGATCGTACCCGCCCACCCGCAGGATGCCGCAACCCCCATTCCTGCAGCAGGACATGCCCCCGTGACCGGACACAGCCTGACACTCTATCCCGCCATTGACCTCAAGGACGGCCACTGCGTGCGCCTGCGCCGGGGCGAGATGGACAACGCCACAATCTATTCCGATGATCCCGGTGCGCAGGCGCGGGCGTGGATCCACGCCGGATGCAGCTGGCTGCATGTGGTTGACCTCAACGGCGCCTTTGCCGGGCGTTCCGCCAATACCGAGGCGATCGAGGCGATCATCGCCAATGCCTCCGTGCCGGTGCAGCTGGGCGGTGGCCTGCGTGACCTCGAAAGCATCGGCAAATGGCTCAATGCCGGGATCAGCCGTGTCATCCTGGGGTCCATCGCGGTCAAGAACCCCGAACTGGTGCGTGAAGCCTGCCGCCTGTTCCCCGGCCGGATCGTGGCGGGAATCGATGCCCGCAGCGGCCAGGTCGCAACCGAGGGCTGGGCCGAGACATCGGAGATGAAGGCCGTGGAACTGGGCCTGCGCATGCAGGATGCCGGTGTGGCCGCCGTCATCTTTACCGAGATCAGCCGCGACGGCATGCTGACAGGCATCGATATCGAACAGACATCCGACATGGCCAACGCGCTGTCCATCCCGGTCATTGCCAGCGGGGGCGTGGGCAACCTTGGCCATCTGGAAGCCCTGCGCGCGGCCACGGCACAGGCGCCGGGAATCGAGGGCGTGATCGTGGGCCGCGCGCTGTATGACGGGCGCATCGACCTGGGTGATGCGCTGCGGGTTCTGGGCTGA